A DNA window from Anastrepha ludens isolate Willacy chromosome 6, idAnaLude1.1, whole genome shotgun sequence contains the following coding sequences:
- the LOC128866883 gene encoding uncharacterized protein LOC128866883: MTETVYQKLLSLVSPLIIKRDTVMRKAISPHERLTATLRFLATGRSYECLKFSTRISPQSLGKIIPETSKALYKVLRKYIQFPNSEEKWKEIASSFEERWHFPHCIGAMDGKHIDIIPPENSGSYYYNYKGKHSMVLLAIVDAKYRFLLADFGTNGRISDGGVLQNTSFFEKLVNEDLHIPQPDDVTDNFKNVPYVFVADDAFPLRSDILKPFRQGLLDSATKEVFNYRLSRARHIVEYVFGILASRFRIFQTSINLEPENVQQIVMGTCALHNFLIEHQSSTYAPANCMYQENTHDGSVISIGCDSLESKMIPLNRRNRGNICNDAKAVRENFMNYLMKDGQISWQKNHILKNK; the protein is encoded by the exons ATGACCGAAACAGTGTACCAAAAATTGCTCTCGCTGGTTTCTCCGTTAATAATAAAGAGAGATACAGTAATGAGAAAAGCAATATCTCCACACGAGAGATTAACTGCTACATTGAGATTCTTAGCAACAGGACGGTCGTATGAGTGCCTCAAATTTTCGACAAGAATATCACCTCAATCTCTTGGAAAAATTATCCCAGAGACGAGTAAGGCCTTGTACAAAGTTTTACGGAAGTATATTCAG TTTCCCAACTCAgaagaaaaatggaaggaaATTGCGAGTTCATTCGAGGAAAGATGGCATTTCCCACACTGCATCGGTGCCATGGATGGCAAGCACATTGATATAATTCCcccagaaaactctggatcttattattataattacaaaGGCAAACACAGCATGGTTCTTCTAGCTATCGTTGACGCAAAATACCGATTCCTACTCGCGGATTTTGGAACAAATGGACGCATTTCGGATGGCGGTGTTCTTCAAAATACATCTTTCTTTGAAAAACTGGTGAACGAGGATTTACATATTCCACAACCCGACGATGTTACtgacaatttcaaaaatgttccaTATGTATTCGTTGCGGATGACGCGTTTCCTCTCAGAAGTGATATTTTGAAGCCATTCAGACAAGGACTATTGGATTCAGCGACGAAAGAGGTTTTCAATTATAGGTTGTCTCGAGCAAGACACATTGTGGAATATGTTTTCGGGATACTTGCTTCACGGTTTCGTATCTTTCAGACCTCAATTAATTTAGAACCAGAGAATGTTCAACAAATAGTAATGGGCACTTGtgctttgcataattttttgattgaaCATCAGTCTAGTACATACGCCCCTGCAAACTGTATGTATCAAGAAAATACTCATGATGGATCTGTCATTTCTATTGGTTGCGATAGTTTAGAATCAAAGATGATTCCACTAAATCGTCGTAATCGAGGAAATATTTGTAACGATGCAAAAGCAGTCAGAGAAAATTTTATGAACTACTTAATGAAAGATGGCCAAATCTCATggcaaaaaaatcatattttgaaaaacaaataa
- the LOC128866884 gene encoding uncharacterized protein LOC128866884 has translation MNRRSLRNRIFDENELESESSELETSSEYEENDDERSERSSDNSLESDSSDIEPLSQEILEGSAVNLDIRMNSKNGLIEYTKEPFVRGRRFSFRHQSNVSKGPTAFAISAVESPLSAFVLILSPIEEHILRMTNLFGARTYRNNWEHLTIQQLRAYFGLLLLAGVYRSYGECVTQVWNVDKGRAIFRKTMSLDMFKKIQRCIRFDDREERNRRDKLSPIRFFCNMLDISALNAYIIFTHIFSDWNRKKTNINIRRRLFLEELGEALTVPFATNRSHPPRMSQQFHAELHPQTSMSHLQPNNKRGRCYICSSKNNRNVFASRCEKCARFICASHKYSICHNCACRIVSN, from the exons atgaatCGCCGCAGTCTACGAAATcgtatttttgatgaaaatgagTTGGAAAGTGAAAGTTCAGAGCTTGAGACATCGAGTGAATATGAAGAAAATGACGATGAGCGATCTGAAAGATCGAGTGACAATAGCCTTGAAAGTGATTCATCGGATATCGAACCACTGTCACAAGAAATTTTAGAAGGTAGCGCAGTAAATCTCGATATTCGCATGAATTCGAAAAATGGATTGATCGAGTATACGAAAGAACCATTTGTACGTGGTAGAAGATTTTCTTTTCGACATCAATCGAATGTTTCTAAAG GTCCCACTGCTTTTGCTATTTCTGCGGTTGAGTCTCCTCTATCGGCTTTTGTTTTGATCCTTTCGCCAATTGAAGAGCATATTCTCAGAATGACAAATTTATTTGGTGCAAGAACATATCGCAACAACTGGGAACATTTGACAATTCAGCAATTGCGTGCGTACTTCGGATTGCTTCTTCTTGCTGGTGTTTACCGGTCATATGGCGAGTGCGTTACGCAGGTGTGGAATGTAGATAAAGGCAGAGCTATTTTTCGCAAAACCATGAGCCTTGACATGTTcaagaaaattcaaaggtgcaTTCGTTTTGATGACCGCGAGGAACGTAATCGGCGTGATAAGCTTTCACCTATTCGATTCTTTTGCAATATGCTAGATATAAGTGCATTGAACGCATATATTATTTTCAcccatattttctctgattggaatagaaaaaaaacaaatattaacatTCGTCGTAGATTGTTTCTTGAGGAATTGGGTGAAGCACTCACAGTTCCATTTGCTACAAACCGTAGTCATCCACCACGTATGTCACAGCAATTCCATGCTGAATTGCATCCTCAAACATCAATGTCTCATCTTCAACCGAACAACAAAAGAGGCCGATGTTATATTTGTTCCAGTAAAAACAATCGTAATGTTTTCGCTTCCCGATGTGAAAAGTGTGCGAGATTTATCTGTGCTAGTCATAAATATTCAATTTGCCATAATTGTGCCTGTCGAATAgtttcaaattga